From Peptoanaerobacter stomatis, one genomic window encodes:
- the purE gene encoding 5-(carboxyamino)imidazole ribonucleotide mutase — protein MVSIIMGSKSDLETVKKSVDILKHFGVKYEVKILSAHRTPEQTKEYIKSAEKRGTKIFIGAAGKAAHLAGVIASYTTKPVIGIPIKTSDLGGMDSLLSMVQMPSGIPVATVAINGSENAGILAVQMLSINDENLSKKLLEHREKQVQKILSDDEELQKNI, from the coding sequence ATGGTTTCTATAATAATGGGGAGCAAATCAGATTTGGAAACGGTAAAAAAATCTGTAGATATATTGAAACATTTCGGCGTGAAATATGAAGTAAAAATACTGTCAGCTCACAGAACACCGGAGCAAACAAAAGAGTATATAAAAAGTGCTGAAAAAAGAGGCACAAAGATTTTTATAGGTGCGGCAGGAAAAGCAGCACATTTAGCTGGAGTTATAGCATCATACACTACAAAACCTGTAATAGGCATACCTATAAAAACATCGGATTTGGGAGGAATGGACTCATTGTTGTCTATGGTGCAAATGCCATCGGGAATACCTGTTGCGACAGTTGCTATAAACGGCAGTGAAAATGCGGGTATACTTGCAGTACAGATGTTGTCGATAAATGATGAAAACCTTTCAAAAAAATTATTAGAGCATAGAGAAAAACAAGTACAAAAAATATTAAGCGATGATGAAGAATTGCAAAAAAATATATAA
- the purF gene encoding amidophosphoribosyltransferase has translation MYDFGKDKLKEECGIIAMSVPNDKNLAKTAYFGLNALQHRGQMSSGIAVLNDGNISCYKDFGLVTEVFNDNILSLLKGNLCLGHVSQDQNATVFSNNAQPFVVNYSKGSLAIAFNGGIRNRNAIKTYLEKNGSVFSSTSDSEIIAHSIIQANNENIVDSIRYLLKTFVGGYALAVLTQDSIIAARDQYGIRPLCIGKVEGGYVIASESCAIDLVGGDFIRDVMPGEIVILKDGDIKSYETQSRIKKASCVFEYIYFARPDSTIDDVNVYEARAKSGKILAKEHPADADIVIGVPDSGTPSGIGYAEGSKIPYCGALIKNKYTGRTFVEPSKDKREMSLKIKLNPIKRLIDGKRVVLVDDSIVRGTTMKSLISNFRNAGAKEVHLRITCPPVYNSCDFGVIAPSGSALIANVMPIEKMAESLGADSLGFLSLEGLIESLKGRDGFCTGCLNGKYPVFETTNVLLSKFSGGKYE, from the coding sequence ATGTATGATTTTGGTAAAGATAAATTAAAAGAAGAATGTGGAATAATAGCAATGTCTGTTCCAAATGATAAAAATTTGGCTAAAACGGCATATTTCGGATTGAATGCACTTCAACATCGAGGACAGATGAGTAGCGGTATAGCTGTGCTCAATGATGGTAATATAAGTTGTTATAAGGATTTTGGATTAGTTACTGAAGTTTTTAATGACAATATACTCTCTTTGTTAAAAGGCAACTTATGTCTCGGTCATGTCAGCCAAGATCAAAATGCGACAGTATTTTCGAATAATGCACAGCCTTTTGTTGTAAATTATTCTAAAGGAAGTCTGGCAATAGCTTTTAATGGTGGAATAAGAAATAGAAATGCAATAAAAACATATTTGGAAAAAAACGGTTCAGTATTTTCTTCAACAAGTGACAGTGAAATAATAGCTCATTCAATAATACAAGCTAATAACGAAAATATAGTTGACAGCATAAGATATTTATTGAAAACATTTGTAGGAGGATATGCTTTGGCAGTTCTTACACAGGACAGCATAATAGCTGCTCGTGATCAATATGGAATAAGACCTCTATGTATAGGCAAAGTTGAAGGCGGATATGTAATAGCATCGGAAAGCTGTGCTATAGATTTAGTGGGTGGAGATTTTATAAGAGATGTTATGCCGGGAGAGATAGTCATATTAAAAGATGGCGATATAAAAAGCTATGAAACTCAATCTCGTATAAAAAAAGCAAGCTGTGTTTTCGAATATATATATTTTGCAAGACCTGACTCTACAATAGATGATGTAAATGTATATGAGGCAAGAGCAAAATCCGGTAAAATATTGGCAAAAGAACATCCGGCAGATGCGGATATAGTTATAGGAGTGCCGGATTCCGGAACTCCGTCAGGTATAGGTTATGCGGAAGGTAGTAAAATACCATATTGTGGAGCTCTTATAAAAAATAAATATACAGGTCGTACATTTGTAGAGCCGAGTAAAGATAAGAGAGAAATGAGTCTGAAAATAAAACTCAATCCGATAAAAAGATTGATAGACGGTAAGAGAGTTGTACTTGTAGATGATAGTATAGTAAGAGGTACAACGATGAAGAGTTTAATATCTAATTTTAGAAATGCAGGTGCAAAAGAAGTGCATCTAAGGATAACTTGTCCGCCTGTATATAATTCTTGCGATTTTGGAGTTATAGCACCAAGCGGTTCAGCTCTTATAGCAAATGTTATGCCTATAGAAAAAATGGCTGAATCATTAGGGGCTGACAGTTTAGGCTTTTTATCTCTTGAAGGTCTTATAGAATCTTTAAAAGGAAGAGACGGATTTTGTACAGGCTGTCTGAATGGAAAATATCCTGTATTTGAAACAACTAACGTATTATTAAGCAAATTCTCCGGAGGGAAATATGAATAA
- the purM gene encoding phosphoribosylformylglycinamidine cyclo-ligase, which yields MNKIDYKSAGVDINRGYEAVQKMKKYVESTYIKGVLGSIGGFGGMFELPKGYEEPVLVCGTDGVGTKLQLAFMTDRHESIGIDCVAMCVNDIACIGAKPLFFLDYIGTGVLEPNQVENIVKGISIGCKEAMCAIIGGETAEMPNFYKKGEYDLAGFSVGVVEKSKIITSDKLKQDNVLIGVSSSGIHSNGYSLVRKLCFDVQKLNVDTFIPQLNKTLGEELLTPTKIYVRLIQNLINRFDINGIAHITGGGWIENIPRILSPDLKAVVTTKNHKIPPIFNLLKEWGNLEDKDMYNTFNMGIGLVVAVDKSDADEVLKEIQKTDDAYIIGKVEKRNGEEEIEFI from the coding sequence ATGAATAAAATAGATTATAAAAGTGCAGGCGTAGATATAAACAGAGGATACGAGGCAGTCCAAAAGATGAAAAAATATGTGGAAAGCACATATATAAAAGGTGTTTTAGGCTCTATAGGTGGATTTGGCGGAATGTTTGAATTGCCGAAAGGATATGAAGAACCTGTATTGGTTTGTGGAACAGATGGAGTTGGCACAAAATTGCAATTGGCATTTATGACCGACAGACATGAAAGTATAGGCATAGATTGTGTTGCCATGTGTGTGAATGATATTGCCTGCATAGGTGCAAAACCGTTATTTTTCTTAGATTACATAGGAACAGGGGTATTGGAGCCGAATCAAGTTGAAAACATCGTAAAAGGTATAAGTATCGGTTGTAAAGAAGCTATGTGTGCCATAATAGGCGGAGAAACTGCCGAGATGCCTAATTTTTATAAAAAAGGAGAATATGATTTGGCAGGTTTTTCAGTAGGCGTAGTTGAAAAATCTAAAATTATAACAAGTGATAAATTAAAGCAAGACAATGTTTTAATAGGAGTATCATCTTCAGGAATACATTCAAACGGATATTCATTAGTGCGTAAACTGTGTTTTGACGTACAAAAACTGAATGTAGATACTTTCATACCTCAGCTTAATAAAACTTTAGGTGAAGAATTGCTCACTCCTACTAAAATATATGTGAGATTGATACAAAATTTGATAAATAGATTTGATATAAACGGTATAGCTCACATAACAGGTGGAGGCTGGATAGAAAATATACCAAGAATATTAAGTCCGGATTTGAAAGCTGTTGTTACTACCAAAAACCATAAAATACCACCTATATTTAATCTATTAAAAGAATGGGGAAATTTGGAAGATAAAGATATGTACAACACATTCAATATGGGAATAGGCTTAGTTGTAGCAGTTGACAAGTCTGATGCAGATGAAGTTTTAAAAGAAATACAAAAAACGGATGATGCCTATATAATAGGAAAGGTAGAAAAAAGAAATGGAGAAGAAGAAATCGAATTTATTTAA
- the purN gene encoding phosphoribosylglycinamide formyltransferase yields the protein MEKKKSNLFNIAVMVSGSGSNLQAIIDNVNLGYIKANIELVISSKQDVYALKRAKDNNIKSVVLKDDIKKMLGVLEENDIDLIVLAGYLSILDKKIIERYENRIINIHPSLIPKYCGKGYYGIKVHEQVIRNKEKVSGATVHYVDNGIDTGEIIIQEHLQVNEDDTAQTLQKRILEIEHKILPKAINIVIEKLKF from the coding sequence ATGGAGAAGAAGAAATCGAATTTATTTAATATAGCAGTTATGGTTTCAGGCTCCGGAAGCAATTTGCAAGCTATAATAGATAATGTAAATTTAGGATATATAAAAGCTAATATAGAACTTGTAATTTCAAGCAAACAAGATGTTTATGCTCTTAAAAGAGCAAAAGACAACAATATAAAATCAGTAGTTTTAAAAGACGATATCAAAAAAATGCTTGGAGTATTGGAAGAAAATGATATAGATTTGATTGTATTGGCAGGATATTTATCCATATTGGATAAAAAAATAATAGAAAGATATGAAAACCGCATAATAAATATACATCCGTCACTTATACCCAAATATTGCGGTAAGGGATATTATGGTATAAAAGTGCATGAACAGGTAATAAGAAATAAAGAAAAAGTAAGCGGAGCAACTGTACATTATGTGGATAACGGCATAGATACAGGAGAGATAATAATTCAAGAGCATCTGCAAGTAAATGAAGATGATACGGCACAAACTTTGCAAAAGCGAATTTTGGAAATAGAGCATAAGATATTACCTAAAGCAATAAACATTGTTATTGAAAAATTAAAATTTTGA
- the purH gene encoding bifunctional phosphoribosylaminoimidazolecarboxamide formyltransferase/IMP cyclohydrolase: protein MRAILSVFDKTGIVEFAKELEKLGVEIISSGGTFKLLQSNDIKAIQVSDVTEFAECLDGRVKTLHPKIHGGILADRKIKEHMDTLKKLDITPIDIVVVNLYPFKQVISDPNHTLRDAIENIDIGGPTMIRSAAKNHESVLVITDSKDYDEVIEKMKNKSIDSLYRRKLAQKAFSTTATYDIMISNYLENISGKDTMPQKILLSLDKKQQLRYGENPHQQAAYYSSDSIENKGIECAEFLNGKELSYNNYNDVQSAVDLAMEFDRSVCVAVKHSTPCGVSVADNVYDAYIRAYETDKQSIFGGIVCMNRKVDEKTAKEINKIFLEVVIAPDFEEKALEILKQKKNIRLLRLKELENHSIKKINQYKSLGGGFLLQESDSELFPEELNVVTEKSPTKEEIEDMKFAMTVAKHVKSNAIVVAKDCATLGIGGGDVSRIFAAKSALERAAQKANGAVLASDAFFPFEDVVTLANKYNIKAIIQPSGSINDKKSIDECDKNGISMVFTGVRHFRH from the coding sequence ATGAGAGCAATATTAAGCGTTTTTGACAAGACAGGTATAGTTGAATTTGCAAAAGAATTGGAAAAATTAGGAGTAGAAATAATATCCTCAGGAGGAACATTCAAATTATTACAAAGTAATGATATAAAAGCAATTCAAGTTTCTGATGTAACAGAATTTGCAGAATGTCTTGACGGTAGAGTAAAGACATTGCATCCTAAAATACATGGAGGGATATTGGCTGACAGAAAAATAAAAGAGCATATGGATACACTGAAAAAATTGGATATAACACCGATAGACATAGTTGTTGTCAATCTATATCCGTTTAAACAAGTAATATCAGATCCTAATCATACTCTACGAGACGCTATAGAAAATATAGATATAGGCGGACCTACAATGATACGCTCGGCAGCAAAAAATCATGAAAGTGTACTCGTTATAACAGACAGTAAAGATTATGATGAAGTTATAGAAAAAATGAAAAATAAAAGTATAGACAGTTTATATAGAAGAAAATTGGCACAAAAAGCATTTTCGACAACAGCGACATATGACATAATGATTTCAAACTATTTAGAAAATATATCAGGCAAAGACACAATGCCTCAAAAAATATTGCTTTCGCTTGATAAAAAACAACAACTCAGATATGGAGAGAATCCACATCAACAAGCAGCATATTACTCATCAGATTCTATAGAAAATAAAGGCATAGAATGTGCAGAATTTTTAAACGGAAAAGAACTTTCATATAACAATTATAATGATGTACAAAGTGCGGTAGATTTGGCTATGGAATTTGATAGATCTGTATGTGTAGCGGTTAAACATTCCACACCTTGTGGAGTATCTGTTGCAGATAATGTGTATGATGCGTATATTAGAGCATATGAAACTGATAAACAGTCAATATTTGGCGGAATAGTATGCATGAACAGAAAAGTGGATGAAAAAACTGCAAAAGAGATAAATAAAATATTTTTAGAGGTAGTGATTGCACCCGACTTTGAAGAAAAGGCTTTAGAAATATTAAAACAAAAGAAAAATATAAGATTGTTAAGATTAAAAGAATTAGAAAATCACAGCATAAAAAAAATTAATCAATATAAAAGTCTTGGTGGAGGATTTTTATTGCAAGAATCTGACAGTGAGCTATTTCCTGAAGAATTAAATGTAGTTACCGAGAAATCTCCAACTAAAGAAGAAATAGAAGATATGAAATTCGCAATGACCGTTGCAAAACATGTCAAATCCAATGCAATAGTAGTGGCGAAAGACTGTGCGACATTAGGAATAGGTGGCGGAGATGTGAGCAGGATATTTGCAGCAAAATCCGCACTTGAAAGAGCAGCACAAAAGGCAAATGGTGCAGTGTTGGCATCAGATGCATTTTTTCCATTTGAGGATGTTGTAACGCTTGCGAATAAATATAATATAAAAGCTATAATACAACCATCAGGCTCTATAAATGATAAAAAATCTATTGATGAATGCGACAAAAACGGAATATCTATGGTATTTACAGGAGTAAGGCATTTCAGACATTAA
- the purD gene encoding phosphoribosylamine--glycine ligase, with translation MKILIIGSGGREHAIGKKISENKKVDKIYFAKGNGGTASLGENIDINPEDIEKLRDFAIKEKIDLTIVGTEVPLTLGIVDIFNKAGLKIFGADKAGAKLEGSKSFAKAFMKKYGIPTANYEVFEDEKEAVSYISTAKFPVVIKADGLAAGKGVIIAENFDVAKQAIKDIMVDKVFGEQGNKVVIEEFLQGKEVSLLCFTDSKIIVPMVSASDYKKAYDNDKGLNTGGMGCISPSPYYLDGSCDFIAKKTLEGIKKEGFDIRGIVYIGLIMTDDGAKVLEYNMRFGDPETEVLLIRLKTDLLDIIQSSLQQKLDEQEIKWYDKSAVTVIMAAQGYPGEPKKGSIIKINEYIDDTFVYHCGTKLENEKYVANGGRVLAISALGEDIKQARQLCYKQIENINFPNSFYRKDIGELK, from the coding sequence ATGAAAATACTTATTATTGGCTCTGGTGGGAGAGAGCACGCAATAGGAAAGAAAATATCTGAAAATAAAAAAGTCGACAAGATTTATTTTGCAAAAGGGAATGGAGGAACGGCATCTTTAGGAGAAAATATAGATATAAACCCTGAGGATATAGAAAAACTTAGAGATTTTGCCATAAAAGAAAAAATAGATTTGACTATAGTAGGTACAGAAGTTCCTCTTACACTTGGAATAGTTGACATATTCAATAAAGCCGGACTTAAAATATTCGGTGCAGACAAAGCAGGAGCAAAATTGGAAGGAAGCAAGAGTTTTGCAAAAGCCTTTATGAAGAAATATGGCATACCTACTGCAAATTACGAGGTTTTCGAAGATGAAAAAGAAGCTGTTTCATATATAAGTACAGCTAAATTTCCGGTAGTCATAAAAGCTGATGGACTTGCTGCCGGAAAAGGGGTAATAATAGCTGAAAATTTTGATGTAGCAAAGCAAGCGATAAAAGATATAATGGTTGACAAAGTTTTTGGCGAGCAGGGTAATAAAGTAGTTATAGAAGAATTTTTGCAAGGAAAAGAAGTGTCACTTCTATGCTTTACAGATTCAAAAATTATAGTCCCAATGGTGAGTGCAAGTGATTATAAAAAAGCCTATGATAATGATAAAGGTTTAAATACAGGAGGTATGGGTTGTATTTCTCCATCTCCATATTATTTAGACGGAAGTTGCGATTTTATAGCAAAAAAAACACTTGAAGGGATAAAAAAAGAAGGATTCGATATAAGAGGCATAGTATATATAGGTCTTATAATGACAGATGACGGAGCAAAAGTGCTTGAATATAATATGAGGTTCGGCGATCCTGAAACGGAAGTACTGCTCATAAGATTAAAAACAGATTTGCTCGATATAATCCAAAGTTCATTGCAACAAAAATTGGATGAGCAAGAAATAAAATGGTATGATAAATCAGCGGTGACAGTTATAATGGCTGCTCAAGGTTATCCGGGAGAGCCTAAAAAAGGAAGTATTATAAAAATAAATGAGTATATAGACGATACATTTGTTTATCATTGCGGTACAAAACTTGAAAACGAAAAATATGTTGCAAACGGAGGCAGAGTTTTGGCAATATCCGCACTTGGAGAAGACATAAAACAAGCAAGACAGCTATGCTATAAACAGATAGAAAACATAAATTTTCCTAACAGTTTTTATAGAAAAGATATAGGAGAGCTTAAATAA
- a CDS encoding phosphoribosylaminoimidazolesuccinocarboxamide synthase, whose amino-acid sequence MKKIYEGKTKTVYQLDDGNVKLFFKDDVTGKDGVFDPGENQVGLTIKDNGYYGLLMTKLMFEKIEQAGISTHYISANLDERTMTVKPVTVFGKGIEVICRLKATGSFIRRYGEYAKDGDILDYYVEVSLKDDEKGDPFISEELLEKFKILDKDEYKTLEKATKDITKIIQKTIEDKKLELIDIKLEFGRDKQGNIVLIDEISGGNMRVYKDGKSVKPIELSKILLDM is encoded by the coding sequence ATGAAAAAAATATACGAAGGTAAGACAAAAACAGTATATCAATTAGATGATGGAAATGTGAAATTATTTTTTAAGGACGATGTAACAGGAAAAGACGGAGTATTTGATCCGGGTGAAAATCAAGTAGGTTTGACAATAAAAGACAACGGTTATTATGGTCTTTTGATGACTAAACTTATGTTTGAAAAAATAGAGCAGGCAGGCATATCTACACATTATATATCAGCAAATCTTGACGAGAGAACTATGACAGTAAAACCTGTTACAGTATTCGGCAAAGGAATAGAAGTTATATGTAGATTAAAAGCCACAGGAAGTTTCATCAGAAGATACGGAGAATATGCGAAAGATGGAGATATATTAGATTATTATGTAGAAGTTTCGCTAAAAGATGATGAAAAAGGAGATCCCTTCATAAGCGAAGAATTGCTTGAAAAGTTTAAAATACTTGACAAAGATGAGTACAAAACTCTTGAAAAAGCAACAAAAGATATAACAAAAATAATACAAAAGACGATAGAAGATAAAAAGCTTGAACTTATAGATATCAAATTGGAGTTCGGCAGAGATAAACAAGGAAACATAGTTTTGATAGACGAGATATCAGGGGGAAATATGAGGGTTTATAAAGACGGAAAATCAGTAAAACCGATAGAATTGTCAAAAATACTTTTGGATATGTAA
- a CDS encoding class B sortase, translated as MKQTTFKIINIILICVFVISGVLLLTYRISLYMSKKQFDNLSNMHRQVSDVQIQKKSEKKEITQKERLKVFFDNLQNKNSDIAAWIKLDGANIDYPVMYTPDDPQFYLRKNIDKNYALSGTPFLDHRTKIDNSQKTSLYIVYAHNMGDGTMFTNLHNYIDENNLKNANPVLLEMPDALKKYKLFAAVMLKEYTRTADIFYNTTSIKSEEEFNKYINFLKTNATAISDDISPKYGDDILVMSTCSYHVKSGRLALVAISTQDNDN; from the coding sequence ATGAAACAGACAACATTTAAAATAATAAATATAATTTTAATATGCGTTTTTGTCATATCAGGCGTGTTACTGTTAACTTATCGCATAAGTCTTTATATGTCAAAAAAGCAGTTTGATAATTTGAGCAATATGCATAGGCAAGTAAGTGATGTACAAATTCAAAAAAAATCTGAAAAAAAAGAAATCACTCAAAAAGAAAGATTGAAAGTATTTTTTGATAATTTGCAAAATAAAAACAGCGATATAGCAGCATGGATTAAATTGGATGGAGCAAATATAGATTATCCGGTTATGTATACACCTGATGATCCGCAGTTTTATTTAAGGAAAAATATAGACAAAAACTATGCTTTAAGTGGAACACCTTTTTTAGATCATAGAACAAAAATAGACAATTCACAAAAAACAAGTCTATATATAGTGTATGCACATAATATGGGTGACGGAACCATGTTTACAAATTTGCACAATTATATCGATGAAAATAATCTTAAAAATGCAAATCCTGTGCTATTGGAAATGCCGGATGCATTAAAAAAATATAAGCTGTTTGCTGCTGTAATGCTCAAGGAATACACAAGAACGGCGGATATATTTTATAATACGACATCGATAAAAAGCGAAGAAGAATTCAATAAATATATAAATTTTTTGAAAACAAATGCAACAGCAATATCTGATGATATATCTCCTAAATATGGAGATGATATATTAGTTATGTCCACTTGCTCTTATCATGTAAAAAGCGGAAGATTGGCATTGGTTGCAATAAGCACACAAGATAACGACAATTAA
- a CDS encoding sensor histidine kinase yields the protein MDEKKYPDYININIFWRIVTFIFSTIAYVFVSIYYKRQGMYLLVVLGMLISCTLSCWLYKKIGENKTYLRIMFGLEVFAYGIFIFLSGGFMSPYLWYEVDCILLMIVSEKNIMITIISYIWCILCAFVGKEIKELSYQDLNILLGMIMIIGGFYATRHYISYIDKQKEELTNLNEKLEEEKELSNYAFLKLTELNESFSLFAITNPKKIMEGLSILLRRYMTDSGFILIKFEHDDTPKIIEKFDIDEDLSKNIINEVIFWKKQYNMLKNDNNNDVFYLKAGDGDYQMTPIGEGTYMSGVLVKKNFNKFQNGEDFYWRLIKIIFSNLDTYSQMEKFIAMEEQNRIANEIHDTVIQKLFGMTCSFAVLENKLKSIDNNISKDEIKSYINMLKHSAELTMTELRESIYGKRFNDSLNTFVNAMYTYMEEVEKLNGVHINMNIDKESDYISVAQKIALYRISCETVNNAVKHGKAKKIDIELKLNSEFIELYIEDDGKGFSKNDDDFVEGNGLKNMKNMAVLLKGNLLIECGEAKGVKVKLSLPR from the coding sequence ATGGACGAAAAAAAGTATCCCGATTACATAAATATAAATATTTTTTGGAGAATAGTAACTTTTATATTTTCAACAATAGCTTATGTGTTTGTGTCTATATACTACAAAAGACAAGGGATGTACTTGTTGGTAGTTTTAGGAATGCTTATTTCGTGTACACTCAGTTGTTGGTTATATAAAAAGATAGGCGAAAACAAGACATATCTTCGCATAATGTTTGGTTTGGAAGTATTTGCATATGGAATATTCATATTTTTGAGCGGCGGCTTTATGAGTCCTTACCTTTGGTATGAAGTGGATTGCATATTGCTGATGATTGTATCGGAAAAGAATATAATGATTACAATAATTTCTTATATTTGGTGTATTTTATGTGCTTTTGTAGGGAAAGAGATAAAAGAATTATCCTATCAAGATTTGAATATACTTTTAGGTATGATTATGATAATAGGCGGATTTTATGCAACAAGACATTATATATCATATATTGATAAGCAAAAAGAAGAATTGACGAATCTTAATGAAAAACTGGAAGAGGAAAAAGAACTCAGCAATTATGCTTTTTTGAAACTTACAGAATTAAACGAAAGCTTCAGCTTATTTGCAATAACAAATCCTAAAAAAATTATGGAAGGATTGTCAATTTTATTAAGAAGATATATGACAGACTCAGGGTTTATACTTATAAAATTCGAACATGATGATACACCGAAAATTATTGAAAAATTTGACATAGACGAAGATTTATCTAAAAATATAATAAATGAGGTAATTTTTTGGAAAAAACAATATAATATGCTTAAAAATGACAATAATAATGATGTTTTTTATTTGAAAGCAGGCGATGGAGATTATCAGATGACACCTATTGGAGAAGGTACTTATATGAGTGGAGTTTTAGTCAAAAAAAATTTCAATAAATTTCAAAATGGTGAAGATTTTTATTGGAGATTAATAAAAATTATTTTTTCTAATTTAGATACATATTCTCAGATGGAGAAATTTATTGCAATGGAGGAGCAAAATCGAATTGCCAACGAAATTCATGATACAGTAATACAAAAACTTTTTGGAATGACTTGCAGTTTTGCTGTTTTAGAAAATAAGTTAAAAAGTATAGATAATAATATATCAAAAGATGAGATTAAAAGTTATATAAATATGCTCAAACATTCGGCAGAACTTACTATGACGGAGCTGAGAGAGAGCATATATGGAAAAAGATTTAATGACAGTTTGAACACGTTTGTTAATGCGATGTATACTTATATGGAGGAGGTGGAAAAATTAAACGGTGTACATATAAATATGAACATAGATAAGGAGTCTGATTATATATCAGTAGCACAAAAGATTGCACTGTATAGGATTTCTTGTGAAACTGTTAATAATGCTGTAAAACATGGAAAAGCTAAAAAAATAGATATCGAATTAAAATTAAATTCTGAATTTATTGAATTATACATAGAAGATGACGGAAAAGGTTTTTCGAAAAATGATGATGATTTTGTAGAAGGCAACGGATTGAAGAATATGAAGAATATGGCAGTATTGTTAAAAGGTAACTTGCTTATAGAATGTGGTGAAGCAAAAGGGGTTAAGGTAAAACTGAGTTTACCGAGATAG
- a CDS encoding response regulator, which translates to MVLVLDDHPIARQGLESIIKIHKPDVQILQAGTVKEGIDLTEKSQIDMAFIDIHLHNESGFDFLEWVQEKEIDMKTFVITSSSNENDFLRAKCLGIDAYLLKDAFIDDIVYGLKVVERGGKFYSADLIENVGNASEEEKKIDMLTRREIEVITLLRKGYSNAKIGEVLYVSEGTVKKHLSNIFGKLDLYNRAEAMLFAERNSEKLQLTLKQSEIS; encoded by the coding sequence ATGGTACTGGTTTTAGATGATCATCCTATTGCAAGACAAGGATTAGAGTCAATTATAAAAATTCATAAACCTGATGTACAAATACTGCAGGCAGGAACTGTTAAAGAAGGTATTGATTTAACAGAAAAAAGTCAGATAGATATGGCATTTATAGACATACATTTGCACAATGAGAGCGGATTTGATTTTTTGGAATGGGTGCAAGAAAAAGAAATAGATATGAAAACTTTTGTAATCACTTCATCATCAAACGAAAATGATTTTTTGAGAGCAAAATGTTTAGGTATAGACGCATATTTACTTAAAGATGCGTTTATAGATGATATTGTTTACGGTTTAAAAGTAGTTGAGAGAGGTGGAAAATTCTATTCAGCTGACTTGATTGAAAACGTAGGGAATGCATCAGAAGAAGAAAAGAAAATAGATATGCTTACGAGAAGAGAAATTGAAGTTATAACTCTTTTAAGAAAAGGCTATTCAAACGCAAAAATAGGAGAAGTTTTATATGTATCGGAAGGTACTGTAAAAAAACATTTATCCAATATATTCGGGAAATTAGATCTTTATAACAGAGCAGAAGCTATGTTGTTTGCAGAAAGAAACAGTGAAAAACTTCAACTTACTTTAAAGCAGTCTGAAATAAGTTAA